One window of the Lacerta agilis isolate rLacAgi1 chromosome 17, rLacAgi1.pri, whole genome shotgun sequence genome contains the following:
- the CRYBA4 gene encoding beta-crystallin A4 has product MSHHSGKVSGLWKIVAWDEPTFQGRKHEFTSECYDITSCGFDNVCSARVESGTWVGFEHPGFQGQQFVLEQGDYPCWEAWSGSNAYHAHRLSSFRPVSCANHRESKMTIFEQENFMGRKGELSDDYPSLKAMGWGSNEVGSLRASSGAWVCFQFPGYRGFQYVVESDCHGGEYKHVRELGSHAQTSQVQSIRRVQH; this is encoded by the exons ATGAGCCATCACAGCGGAAAAGTCTCTGGACTTTGGAAG ATTGTGGCCTGGGACGAGCCCACCTTCCAGGGTCGGAAGCATGAGTTCACCTCTGAGTGCTACGACATCACATCGTGTGGCTTTGACAATGTCTGCTCAGCCCGTGTTGAGAGCGGCAC GTGGGTCGGCTTTGAGCACCCCGGTTTCCAGGGGCAGCAGTTTGTGCTGGAGCAAGGCGACTACCCATGCTGGGAAGCCTGGAGTGGAAGCAACGCCTACCATGCCCACCGGCTGAGCTCCTTCCGGCCCGTCTCCTGTGCG AATCACCGGGAGAGCAAGATGACCATATTTGAGCAGGAAAATTTCATGGGACGTAAAGGGGAGCTGAGTGATGACTACCCATCTCTCAAGGCGATGGGTTGGGGCAGCAACGAAGTGGGGTCCCTCCGTGCAAGTTCTGGCGC ATGGGTATGCTTCCAGTTCCCTGGGTACCGGGGCTTCCAGTACGTTGTGGAGAGCGATTGCCATGGGGGCGAATACAAGCATGTCCGGGAACTGGGGTCTCATGCTCAGACCTCCCAGGTGCAATCCATTCGCCGAGTGCAGCACTGA